The Tenrec ecaudatus isolate mTenEca1 chromosome 14, mTenEca1.hap1, whole genome shotgun sequence genome contains a region encoding:
- the ALKBH1 gene encoding nucleic acid dioxygenase ALKBH1 isoform X1: MGKMAAALGSAATLAAEPGEDAFRKLFRFYRQSRPGTADLGGVIDFSAAPTARGARPGVPQVVRSQLSVCSVSESDALRAGLQPVSTWRAYGLEGYPALTVFPPLMYDWLMWEGVTAFRGPAGIVDGMVGFIFIPNPFLPGYQWHWVKQCLKFYPQKPNVCNLDKHMARDKDQDVWEQSKALLRCKEVTKRRPRSLLEKLRWVTLGYHYNWDSKKYSADHYTPFPSDLAFLSEQVAAACGFQGFQAEAGILNYYRLDSTLGIHVDRSELDHSKPLLSFSFGQSAIFLLGGLRRDEAPTAMFMHSGDIMVMSGSSRLLNHAVPRVLPSAQEDSLPLCLEAPLPADLPRDTVVQPCSVEDRQLCASYLKTARVNMTVRQVVATDQDFPVEAPGENERDIAQEGICHLEDKITHGKRVRLDPDS; encoded by the exons ATGGGCAAGATGGCGGCAGCCTTGGGCTCGGCGGCGACGCTGGCCGCAGAGCCGGGGGAGGACGCCTTCAGGAAACTCTTCCGCTTCTACCGGCAGAGCCGCCCCGGGACGGCGGACCTGGGAGGGGTCATCGACTTCTCGGCCGCCCCCACGGCCCGGGGTGCGCGCCCCGGGGTCCCCCAG GTGGTCAGATCTCAGCTGAGTGTTTGCTCCGTCAGTGAGAGTGATGCTCTCAGAGCTGGACTTCAGCCAGTCAGCACGTGGCGCGCCTACGGACTTGAAGGCTATCCCG CGCTTACTGTATTCCCACCTCTGATGTATGATTGGCTAATGTGGGAAGGTGTCACCGCCTTCAGAGGGCCTGCTGGCATAGTAGATGGCATGGTGG GCTTTATTTTTATCCCAAACCCCTTCCTCCCAGGTTACCAGTGGCACTGGGTGAAGCAGTGCCTTAAGTTCTATCCCCAGAAACCCAACGTGTGCAACCTGGACAAGCACATGGCGAGAGACAAGGACCAGGACgtgtgggagcagagcaaagcGCTGCTCAG GTGTAAGGAAGTGACTAAGCGGAGACCTCGAAGCTTGCTAGAGAAACTGCGCTGGGTGACCTTAGGTTACCATTATAACTGGGACAGTAAG AAATACTCAGCAGATCATTATACACCTTTCCCTTCTGACCTGGCTTTCCTCTCAGAGCAAGTGGCCGctgcctgtgggtttcagggCTTCCAGGCTGAGGCCGGCATCCTGAATTACTACCGTTTAGACTCCACCTTGGGCATCCACGTGGACAGGTCGGAGCTCGACCACTCCAAACCCCTCCTATCGTTCAG CTTTGGACAGtctgccatctttctcctgggtggcCTCAGAAGAGATGAAGCCCCTACAGCCATGTTTATGCACAGCGGTGACATCATGGTGATGTCTGGTTCCAGCCGCCTGCTAAACCACGCAGTCCCTCGGGTTCTTCCCAGCGCTCAGGAGGAcagcctgcctctctgcctggaGGCCCCGCTCCCCGCTGATCTCCCGAGAGACACCGTGGTCCAGCCCTGTTCTGTGGAGGACCGGCAGCTGTGTGCCAGCTACCTGAAAACGGCGCGGGTTAACATGACAGTCCGACAGGTAGTGGCCACAGACCAGGACTTCCCTGTGGAAGCCCCGGGGGAGAACGAGCGAGACATCGCCCAGGAAGGGATCTGCCATCTGGAAGACAAAATCACGCACGGGAAACGGGTCCGGCTGGACCCTGACAGCTGA
- the ALKBH1 gene encoding nucleic acid dioxygenase ALKBH1 isoform X2, translating to MGKMAAALGSAATLAAEPGEDAFRKLFRFYRQSRPGTADLGGVIDFSAAPTARGARPGVPQVVRSQLSVCSVSESDALRAGLQPVSTWRAYGLEGYPGFIFIPNPFLPGYQWHWVKQCLKFYPQKPNVCNLDKHMARDKDQDVWEQSKALLRCKEVTKRRPRSLLEKLRWVTLGYHYNWDSKKYSADHYTPFPSDLAFLSEQVAAACGFQGFQAEAGILNYYRLDSTLGIHVDRSELDHSKPLLSFSFGQSAIFLLGGLRRDEAPTAMFMHSGDIMVMSGSSRLLNHAVPRVLPSAQEDSLPLCLEAPLPADLPRDTVVQPCSVEDRQLCASYLKTARVNMTVRQVVATDQDFPVEAPGENERDIAQEGICHLEDKITHGKRVRLDPDS from the exons ATGGGCAAGATGGCGGCAGCCTTGGGCTCGGCGGCGACGCTGGCCGCAGAGCCGGGGGAGGACGCCTTCAGGAAACTCTTCCGCTTCTACCGGCAGAGCCGCCCCGGGACGGCGGACCTGGGAGGGGTCATCGACTTCTCGGCCGCCCCCACGGCCCGGGGTGCGCGCCCCGGGGTCCCCCAG GTGGTCAGATCTCAGCTGAGTGTTTGCTCCGTCAGTGAGAGTGATGCTCTCAGAGCTGGACTTCAGCCAGTCAGCACGTGGCGCGCCTACGGACTTGAAGGCTATCCCG GCTTTATTTTTATCCCAAACCCCTTCCTCCCAGGTTACCAGTGGCACTGGGTGAAGCAGTGCCTTAAGTTCTATCCCCAGAAACCCAACGTGTGCAACCTGGACAAGCACATGGCGAGAGACAAGGACCAGGACgtgtgggagcagagcaaagcGCTGCTCAG GTGTAAGGAAGTGACTAAGCGGAGACCTCGAAGCTTGCTAGAGAAACTGCGCTGGGTGACCTTAGGTTACCATTATAACTGGGACAGTAAG AAATACTCAGCAGATCATTATACACCTTTCCCTTCTGACCTGGCTTTCCTCTCAGAGCAAGTGGCCGctgcctgtgggtttcagggCTTCCAGGCTGAGGCCGGCATCCTGAATTACTACCGTTTAGACTCCACCTTGGGCATCCACGTGGACAGGTCGGAGCTCGACCACTCCAAACCCCTCCTATCGTTCAG CTTTGGACAGtctgccatctttctcctgggtggcCTCAGAAGAGATGAAGCCCCTACAGCCATGTTTATGCACAGCGGTGACATCATGGTGATGTCTGGTTCCAGCCGCCTGCTAAACCACGCAGTCCCTCGGGTTCTTCCCAGCGCTCAGGAGGAcagcctgcctctctgcctggaGGCCCCGCTCCCCGCTGATCTCCCGAGAGACACCGTGGTCCAGCCCTGTTCTGTGGAGGACCGGCAGCTGTGTGCCAGCTACCTGAAAACGGCGCGGGTTAACATGACAGTCCGACAGGTAGTGGCCACAGACCAGGACTTCCCTGTGGAAGCCCCGGGGGAGAACGAGCGAGACATCGCCCAGGAAGGGATCTGCCATCTGGAAGACAAAATCACGCACGGGAAACGGGTCCGGCTGGACCCTGACAGCTGA
- the ALKBH1 gene encoding nucleic acid dioxygenase ALKBH1 isoform X3 — translation MGKMAAALGSAATLAAEPGEDAFRKLFRFYRQSRPGTADLGGVIDFSAAPTARGARPGVPQVVRSQLSVCSVSESDALRAGLQPVSTWRAYGLEGYPGYQWHWVKQCLKFYPQKPNVCNLDKHMARDKDQDVWEQSKALLRCKEVTKRRPRSLLEKLRWVTLGYHYNWDSKKYSADHYTPFPSDLAFLSEQVAAACGFQGFQAEAGILNYYRLDSTLGIHVDRSELDHSKPLLSFSFGQSAIFLLGGLRRDEAPTAMFMHSGDIMVMSGSSRLLNHAVPRVLPSAQEDSLPLCLEAPLPADLPRDTVVQPCSVEDRQLCASYLKTARVNMTVRQVVATDQDFPVEAPGENERDIAQEGICHLEDKITHGKRVRLDPDS, via the exons ATGGGCAAGATGGCGGCAGCCTTGGGCTCGGCGGCGACGCTGGCCGCAGAGCCGGGGGAGGACGCCTTCAGGAAACTCTTCCGCTTCTACCGGCAGAGCCGCCCCGGGACGGCGGACCTGGGAGGGGTCATCGACTTCTCGGCCGCCCCCACGGCCCGGGGTGCGCGCCCCGGGGTCCCCCAG GTGGTCAGATCTCAGCTGAGTGTTTGCTCCGTCAGTGAGAGTGATGCTCTCAGAGCTGGACTTCAGCCAGTCAGCACGTGGCGCGCCTACGGACTTGAAGGCTATCCCG GTTACCAGTGGCACTGGGTGAAGCAGTGCCTTAAGTTCTATCCCCAGAAACCCAACGTGTGCAACCTGGACAAGCACATGGCGAGAGACAAGGACCAGGACgtgtgggagcagagcaaagcGCTGCTCAG GTGTAAGGAAGTGACTAAGCGGAGACCTCGAAGCTTGCTAGAGAAACTGCGCTGGGTGACCTTAGGTTACCATTATAACTGGGACAGTAAG AAATACTCAGCAGATCATTATACACCTTTCCCTTCTGACCTGGCTTTCCTCTCAGAGCAAGTGGCCGctgcctgtgggtttcagggCTTCCAGGCTGAGGCCGGCATCCTGAATTACTACCGTTTAGACTCCACCTTGGGCATCCACGTGGACAGGTCGGAGCTCGACCACTCCAAACCCCTCCTATCGTTCAG CTTTGGACAGtctgccatctttctcctgggtggcCTCAGAAGAGATGAAGCCCCTACAGCCATGTTTATGCACAGCGGTGACATCATGGTGATGTCTGGTTCCAGCCGCCTGCTAAACCACGCAGTCCCTCGGGTTCTTCCCAGCGCTCAGGAGGAcagcctgcctctctgcctggaGGCCCCGCTCCCCGCTGATCTCCCGAGAGACACCGTGGTCCAGCCCTGTTCTGTGGAGGACCGGCAGCTGTGTGCCAGCTACCTGAAAACGGCGCGGGTTAACATGACAGTCCGACAGGTAGTGGCCACAGACCAGGACTTCCCTGTGGAAGCCCCGGGGGAGAACGAGCGAGACATCGCCCAGGAAGGGATCTGCCATCTGGAAGACAAAATCACGCACGGGAAACGGGTCCGGCTGGACCCTGACAGCTGA